A part of Candidatus Eisenbacteria bacterium genomic DNA contains:
- a CDS encoding NAD(P)H-dependent oxidoreductase subunit E codes for MNSETIFRIIERHDKEERGLVSILLDIQNTFGYLPKEALRILAYSTGRSLPDIYSLVTFHDSFRLRPAEEDKDSRNDARGALQSRKIRCSHCNHSLMCQEHPVDGHPSINITASFGVECGWLRFSSIPCSYSVECEYELSREGVVNFFCPHCHAEFLPAGNCGKCGAPMVPMIDRHGLTMQVCSNLKCTKHMRELVHVVG; via the coding sequence ATGAATTCCGAAACAATATTCCGGATCATAGAGAGACATGATAAGGAGGAGCGTGGGCTTGTCTCGATACTTCTCGACATACAGAACACCTTCGGCTACCTCCCGAAAGAAGCCCTGAGAATCTTGGCTTACAGTACGGGACGTTCACTGCCTGACATTTATTCCCTTGTTACCTTCCACGACTCTTTCAGGCTCAGACCCGCGGAGGAAGACAAGGACAGTCGAAACGACGCAAGGGGAGCCCTCCAATCCCGCAAGATCAGATGCTCGCATTGCAACCACAGTCTGATGTGCCAGGAGCATCCGGTTGACGGTCATCCATCAATCAACATTACAGCCTCCTTCGGCGTGGAGTGCGGGTGGCTGAGGTTCTCCTCCATACCGTGCAGTTACTCCGTGGAATGCGAGTACGAATTATCGCGGGAAGGAGTCGTGAATTTCTTCTGCCCCCACTGCCACGCAGAGTTTCTTCCGGCAGGAAACTGTGGGAAGTGCGGAGCACCGATGGTTCCCATGATTGACCGCCATGGGTTAACGATGCAGGTCTGTTCGAACTTGAAGTGTACTAAACACATGAGGGAACTGGTCCATGTCGTTGGCTAG
- a CDS encoding response regulator — translation MRVKVRKKNILVADDEKHSRLGLSLVLRKAGYEVTIVSDGVEALARIVESAKHSKSFDLLVVDVQMPGLTGSELVEELLRINAVIPVLVMSGYRDKDTVAGLSRNGCLCYAEKPFSPSELLDHVARAFNEFKRRKNLPEGKGDSIGDKGSAPSALGVIKNCTIVSPSSQKTRAAKGGTDGKSGERGRF, via the coding sequence ATGAGAGTCAAGGTGAGGAAGAAGAATATCCTTGTAGCGGATGATGAAAAGCACAGCCGGCTTGGTCTTTCTCTGGTACTCAGGAAAGCTGGGTACGAAGTCACGATCGTAAGTGACGGCGTTGAAGCGCTGGCACGGATCGTGGAATCAGCGAAGCATTCCAAGTCCTTTGATCTCCTGGTGGTGGACGTCCAAATGCCGGGACTGACAGGGTCCGAACTAGTCGAAGAGCTGCTTAGGATCAATGCCGTCATCCCGGTTCTTGTCATGTCGGGGTACAGGGACAAGGACACCGTGGCAGGGCTTTCGCGCAACGGTTGCTTGTGCTATGCGGAGAAGCCATTCAGTCCTTCTGAGTTGCTTGATCATGTGGCTCGTGCCTTCAACGAATTCAAGAGGAGAAAGAATCTGCCGGAGGGGAAAGGCGATTCCATCGGGGACAAAGGCTCGGCCCCTTCTGCGTTGGGGGTCATCAAAAACTGTACGATTGTGAGCCCTTCCTCTCAGAAGACCCGCGCAGCGAAAGGCGGGACAGATGGGAAATCCGGAGAGAGGGGGCGGTTTTGA
- a CDS encoding sigma-54 dependent transcriptional regulator: protein MNRPIFPSLPILLIDDEAQALQSFRITLYAGGINNILACQDSSKAIAMIASQEMELILLDLWMPKMSGEEILVSVTRDFPDIPVIIITGANEVETAVRCMRFGAFDYLVKPVEKNRLITTVNCAIELSELRRENNMLRTRILSSGLEYPEAFFETVTQNEAMKSIFQYVEAIARTSQPVLITGETGVGKELIAKSTHTLSRREGVFVPVNVAGLDDNVFADTLFGHKKGAFTGADEARSGMIEQAQRGTLFLDEIGDLSPSSQVKLLRLLQEREYFPLGSDLPQHTDSRIIVATNQNIHALLKSGKIRQDIYYRLRTHHVHIPPLRERLSDLPLLIDHFLKEAAKALGKKAPTAPKELLTLLGTYNFPGNIRELRAMIFDAVSSHKSGILSLVHFKKAIGRETDSANDVTKEPSRIEEGASVVFPEELPTLKKAEEQLLAEALKRSGNNQGIAARLLGISRQALNRRLRAK from the coding sequence ATGAATAGACCCATCTTTCCTTCTCTCCCGATACTGCTTATTGATGACGAAGCTCAGGCTCTTCAGAGCTTCCGCATAACCCTGTATGCTGGCGGGATAAACAACATCTTGGCATGTCAGGACAGTTCGAAAGCAATCGCTATGATCGCAAGTCAGGAGATGGAGTTGATCCTGCTTGATCTCTGGATGCCAAAGATGTCGGGCGAGGAGATCCTTGTTAGTGTCACGAGAGACTTCCCCGATATTCCTGTAATCATCATCACCGGCGCAAACGAAGTGGAAACGGCCGTCAGATGTATGAGATTTGGGGCCTTCGACTACCTTGTCAAGCCCGTGGAAAAAAACCGGCTCATCACGACAGTCAACTGCGCCATTGAGCTGAGTGAATTGAGACGTGAAAACAATATGCTGAGAACGCGCATTCTTTCGAGCGGGCTGGAATATCCTGAAGCTTTCTTTGAGACAGTTACCCAAAACGAGGCCATGAAATCTATCTTCCAATACGTTGAAGCTATCGCCAGGACCTCCCAGCCAGTGCTAATTACAGGTGAGACCGGAGTTGGCAAAGAACTGATTGCCAAGTCAACCCACACCTTAAGCAGACGTGAAGGGGTTTTTGTTCCCGTCAATGTGGCAGGCCTGGACGATAACGTCTTCGCCGATACTCTCTTCGGGCATAAGAAGGGTGCATTCACGGGTGCTGATGAGGCTCGAAGCGGTATGATAGAACAGGCGCAGCGAGGAACCCTCTTTCTTGATGAAATAGGAGACCTGAGCCCTTCTTCTCAAGTAAAGCTTCTGCGACTCTTGCAGGAGCGCGAATATTTTCCTCTTGGGTCGGATCTTCCCCAACACACGGACTCCAGAATCATTGTGGCAACCAACCAAAATATTCATGCCCTACTGAAATCTGGTAAAATCCGGCAGGATATTTATTACAGATTGCGAACACATCATGTCCACATCCCGCCGCTGCGTGAGCGTCTAAGTGACTTGCCTCTTCTGATCGACCATTTCCTCAAAGAAGCTGCCAAGGCCCTTGGAAAGAAAGCACCGACCGCTCCGAAAGAGCTCCTCACTCTTCTGGGCACCTACAACTTCCCCGGGAATATTAGGGAACTGAGGGCCATGATCTTCGATGCTGTCAGCAGTCATAAGTCTGGGATCCTGTCCTTGGTGCATTTCAAGAAAGCGATTGGCCGAGAAACAGACTCAGCCAACGACGTGACAAAGGAGCCCTCACGGATCGAGGAGGGAGCTTCTGTTGTCTTTCCGGAAGAGCTGCCGACCCTTAAGAAGGCTGAGGAACAGCTTCTTGCGGAGGCCTTGAAGCGGTCCGGCAACAACCAGGGCATTGCAGCCCGGCTGTTAGGAATAAGCCGCCAGGCACTGAACAGGCGCCTGAGAGCAAAGTAG